One Deltaproteobacteria bacterium genomic window, TCGTGTTGGGAAGAATGACTCCAAATGGATAACCAAAGGTAACTCGTGGAAAATATCCCTTTTCTTCTCGTGGAAGGGCTGATGCTGTTCACTTTTTTCGCCATCAGCTTTGCCTCGCAAAAATTCAGACTTCCATCGGTCCTCCTCTTTATTGTATTGGGCGTTGCGGTCTCCCCTCTGTTTCTTAAGAGTGAGTTGCTCCATATTGCTGCGGAAATCGGCATTGCCCTCTTGTTTTTCATCCTTGGGCTTGAATTTCCATTAACCCGAATCGTTGTCATTTCCAGGCGAATCTGGCCGTCCGGGTGCCTGGATGTGGCATTGAATCTGGGCGGCGCCATGGGCATCGCCCTCATTTTCGGGCTGGACATGATTTCGGCATTCGTCGTCGGATCGATCGCCTATGCCACCAGTTCATCCATATCTGTCAAGATGCTGGACGAAAAAAAACGGCTGGCCAATCCGGAGACCGAATTCATCCTGGCCCTGCTGATATTCGAAGACCTGGTGGCCCCGCTCGTGGTCTCTTTCATTGCCGGCGTCAACGGAGATGAGGCCCTCTCAGCAGGCTTCGTGGGACTTCTCGTCTTAAAAATCATAGCCCTTACCGCCGGGGCCATCCTCATGGGACATTTCGGATTTAAACACTTAAATAATTTCATAGCCAAATATATCGAGAGCGACTTCATGCCCCTCCTGGCTGTAGGTGTGGCCCTGGGATATGCCGGATTGGCCATTGCCCTGGGACTTTCAGAGATCCTGGGCGCCTTTATGGCGGGCGTTATGCTGTCCGAGACCGGAAGGTCTTCTGAAATCGAACATCTTCTCCTGCCCGTTCGAGACCTCACCCTCCCCTTTTTCTTCTTCTGGTTTGGAACAACCATTCATCTGGGAGAAGGACTCTCTTTTATCGGCATGCTGGCGGCCCTGGTGCTCCTGGCGATTGTCGGCAAGATCATTACCGGCTATATCGGTAGTCGGTGGTTTGGATTAAGTCCGAAGGTCTCCTTGCGGGCGGGGCTTTCAATGGTGCACCGAGGTGAATTTTCAGCCATTATCGCCAGCCTGGCACCGCCTCAGCTACGGGTATTCAGCGGCGTTTATATCCTGACCACGGCCTTCATCGGCGTCTATCTGTT contains:
- a CDS encoding cation:proton antiporter, which codes for MLFTFFAISFASQKFRLPSVLLFIVLGVAVSPLFLKSELLHIAAEIGIALLFFILGLEFPLTRIVVISRRIWPSGCLDVALNLGGAMGIALIFGLDMISAFVVGSIAYATSSSISVKMLDEKKRLANPETEFILALLIFEDLVAPLVVSFIAGVNGDEALSAGFVGLLVLKIIALTAGAILMGHFGFKHLNNFIAKYIESDFMPLLAVGVALGYAGLAIALGLSEILGAFMAGVMLSETGRSSEIEHLLLPVRDLTLPFFFFWFGTTIHLGEGLSFIGMLAALVLLAIVGKIITGYIGSRWFGLSPKVSLRAGLSMVHRGEFSAIIASLAPPQLRVFSGVYILTTAFIGVYLFGRAPNIANWYQKRWFPRPPLTPENKSPGPQPS